In Candidatus Eisenbacteria bacterium, one genomic interval encodes:
- a CDS encoding protein kinase → MVGQTVSHYRILDRLGEGGMGVVYKAEDLKLGRIVALKFLPPALTRDEEAKTRFVQEARAASALDHPSICTIHEIDTTAAGELFICMALYEGETLRSRIRRGSLPVDEASRIARQVAEGLAKAHGGGVVHRDIKPENIFLTKDGQAKILDFGLAKLGAASNLTQVGTTVGTIAYMSPEQARGEEVDARTDIWSLGVVLYEMLAGRAPFRSDYEQAVIYSILNEDPQALEEARPDVPIEVALIAVRCIQKEPGLRFSSAEELAAALRSPDTADRTAARPAAEARGGGRGVRVPLLLAAAVLLAVAAGLVAVRLPSMRSAAPKRPMLVVLPLENRGPAEDEYFADGITDAITARLAGIHGLGVLSRQSAMQYKRSDKTVRAIGEELGADYVLEGTIQRERPADPKSPLRVTPSLIRVSDDTSIWADHYDVEMTEVFRVQSEIAEHVARKLDIALLEPERRNVQSKPTESLEAYEYYLRGGDAYRRRLTEEDSRNAIALFEKAVAIDSGFAVAWAALARARIWIKWNYGHEAELAGAEQAAGEAERLAPDLPETHMALGELHYYGRRDFARALVHFQTVQRGRPNEVEAISAIGWIRRRQGDWDGAVADLRMALELSPRDPTLNHTLGQSLVRIGRHADAEIALDRAIALEPEIVYPYIDKALLYLEWDGSTERAGRVLEDVIAHIPASEFLGPTPLFLIRVIPGPFERVCGSLRLDTPGVDTASDSAYCLLYKAEMCALRNETVTSRSRADSARTIIERSLRRQPGSSYLRGLLALAYAGLGEREAALREGKTAIDLLPVDRDAVSGPYRVEEYAQVCMKVGAYDQAIDEIERLVSIPSRITPVVLRLDPLWGPLRERPRFASIVNRPPAS, encoded by the coding sequence GATCGACACGACCGCCGCCGGCGAGCTCTTCATCTGCATGGCCCTCTACGAGGGGGAGACGCTTCGAAGCCGCATCCGGCGCGGGTCGCTTCCGGTCGACGAGGCGAGCCGCATCGCCCGCCAGGTCGCCGAGGGGCTCGCGAAGGCGCATGGGGGGGGCGTCGTCCACCGCGACATCAAACCGGAAAACATCTTCCTGACGAAGGACGGCCAGGCGAAGATCCTCGACTTCGGGCTCGCGAAGCTCGGCGCCGCGTCGAACCTGACCCAGGTCGGCACGACGGTCGGCACGATCGCCTACATGTCTCCCGAGCAGGCGCGCGGCGAGGAGGTCGACGCGCGGACCGACATCTGGTCGCTCGGGGTCGTGCTCTACGAGATGCTCGCCGGCCGCGCGCCGTTCCGGAGCGACTACGAGCAAGCCGTCATTTATTCAATCCTCAACGAAGATCCGCAGGCGCTCGAGGAGGCCCGTCCGGACGTTCCGATCGAGGTCGCCCTGATCGCGGTGCGCTGCATCCAGAAGGAACCCGGTCTTCGGTTTTCCTCCGCGGAGGAGCTCGCCGCCGCGCTCCGCTCGCCCGACACGGCGGATAGGACCGCCGCACGTCCGGCCGCGGAAGCTCGGGGGGGAGGGAGGGGGGTTCGCGTTCCGCTTCTTCTCGCCGCCGCCGTTCTTCTCGCGGTCGCGGCCGGCCTCGTCGCGGTGCGCCTCCCCTCGATGCGCTCCGCCGCTCCGAAGCGTCCGATGCTCGTCGTGCTCCCGCTCGAGAACCGGGGGCCGGCCGAGGACGAGTACTTCGCCGACGGGATCACGGACGCGATCACGGCGCGCCTCGCCGGGATCCACGGCCTCGGCGTTCTCTCCCGGCAGAGCGCGATGCAGTACAAGAGGAGCGACAAGACGGTCCGCGCGATCGGCGAGGAGCTCGGGGCGGACTACGTTCTCGAGGGGACGATCCAGCGCGAGCGCCCCGCCGATCCGAAGAGCCCCCTTCGGGTGACCCCGAGCCTCATTCGGGTCTCGGACGACACGAGCATCTGGGCGGATCACTACGACGTCGAGATGACGGAGGTCTTCCGCGTGCAGTCGGAGATCGCCGAGCACGTGGCGCGAAAGCTCGACATCGCCCTCCTCGAGCCGGAGCGGCGGAACGTGCAGTCGAAGCCGACGGAGAGCCTCGAGGCGTACGAGTACTACCTCCGCGGGGGCGATGCCTACCGCAGGCGGCTCACGGAAGAGGACAGCCGGAACGCGATCGCGCTGTTCGAAAAGGCGGTGGCGATCGATTCCGGATTCGCGGTCGCGTGGGCGGCTCTCGCCCGCGCGCGGATCTGGATCAAGTGGAACTACGGCCACGAGGCGGAGCTCGCCGGAGCGGAGCAGGCCGCGGGAGAGGCCGAGCGGCTTGCGCCCGACCTCCCGGAAACGCACATGGCTCTCGGCGAGCTTCATTACTATGGAAGACGCGACTTCGCGCGGGCGCTCGTGCACTTTCAGACGGTCCAGAGAGGGCGGCCGAACGAGGTGGAGGCGATCTCCGCGATCGGATGGATCCGCCGCCGGCAGGGGGATTGGGACGGGGCGGTCGCCGATCTCCGGATGGCCCTCGAGCTCTCCCCGCGCGATCCGACCCTGAACCACACGCTCGGGCAGAGCTTGGTCCGCATCGGCCGCCACGCCGACGCGGAGATCGCTCTCGATCGAGCGATCGCGCTTGAACCGGAAATTGTTTACCCGTACATCGACAAGGCGCTTCTCTATCTCGAATGGGACGGGAGCACGGAGCGGGCCGGGCGCGTTCTCGAGGACGTGATCGCGCACATCCCGGCCTCGGAGTTCCTCGGCCCGACACCGCTCTTCCTCATCCGCGTGATCCCGGGGCCTTTCGAGAGGGTGTGCGGATCGCTCCGCCTCGACACGCCGGGGGTCGACACCGCCTCCGACTCCGCCTACTGCCTCCTCTATAAGGCCGAGATGTGCGCCTTGAGGAACGAGACGGTGACGTCGCGTTCGCGGGCCGACTCGGCGCGAACGATCATCGAGCGAAGCCTTCGGAGACAACCCGGATCTTCGTACCTCCGCGGTCTGCTCGCGCTCGCCTACGCCGGGCTCGGGGAGCGGGAGGCGGCTCTTCGCGAGGGGAAGACGGCCATCGATCTCCTTCCGGTCGATAGGGACGCGGTGAGCGGACCCTACCGGGTCGAGGAGTACGCGCAAGTTTGCATGAAGGTGGGCGCCTACGATCAGGCGATCGACGAGATCGAGCGGCTCGTCTCGATCCCATCGCGGATTACGCCGGTTGTTCTCCGCCTCGATCCTCTTTGGGGTCCCCTTCGCGAGCGCCCGCGGTTCGCGAGCATCGTGAACCGTCCCCCAGCGAGCTAG